From the genome of Rhizobium sp. NXC24, one region includes:
- a CDS encoding ABC transporter ATP-binding protein, translated as MTIPLLSLRGISKSYGQVHANQHIDLDVVPGSIHAILGENGAGKSTLMKLIYGVEQPDDGTVAWYGQPLSLASPAEARRAGIGMVFQHFSLFESLTVVENIRLIVSGRTAELAKRIRTLGDEFGLEVDPLAHVHELSVGERQRVEIIRCLLTDPKLLILDEPTSVLPPQAVGKLFDTLRRLRDGGVSILFISHKLEEIQSLCDRATILRGGRVTGHVDPREHDAHDLARMMIGRDMPEPMAALPMAEGEKRLEIIGLDYRPGDPFAVPLSAVSLSVRRGEILGIAGISGNGQKELAALISGETTLPRDKRDQIFMMGRDVGSLDAASRRKLGFAFVPEDRLGHGAVPEMSLTLNSLLTAHPLKLVRHGLLDSARATAFANECIRDYDVRTPGPDAEAGSLSGGNLQKFIVGREIMLAPKLLFLAQPTWGVDVGAASAIRKRLIELRNQGMAILVISEELEELFELSDFIQVLYHGTLSPPLVTRDTKPEEIGRYMIGAQPQREKLSA; from the coding sequence GTCCATGCCAACCAGCATATTGATCTGGACGTAGTCCCCGGCTCGATCCATGCCATCCTTGGAGAGAATGGCGCCGGCAAATCGACCCTGATGAAGTTGATCTACGGCGTCGAACAACCGGACGACGGGACTGTTGCCTGGTATGGACAGCCCCTCAGCCTTGCCTCCCCCGCGGAGGCGAGGCGTGCCGGCATCGGGATGGTCTTTCAGCATTTCTCGCTGTTCGAGAGTCTCACGGTTGTCGAAAACATCCGGCTGATCGTGTCAGGCCGAACGGCCGAACTTGCGAAGCGCATCCGCACATTGGGGGATGAATTCGGACTTGAAGTCGATCCGCTGGCCCACGTGCATGAACTGTCGGTCGGCGAGCGGCAGCGGGTGGAAATCATCCGATGCTTGTTGACCGATCCGAAACTGCTGATCCTCGACGAGCCGACATCGGTCCTGCCGCCGCAAGCCGTCGGGAAGCTGTTCGACACGCTGCGCCGACTTCGCGACGGCGGCGTGTCGATCCTCTTCATCTCGCACAAGCTGGAGGAGATCCAGTCCCTGTGCGACCGTGCCACTATCCTGCGCGGCGGACGCGTGACCGGACATGTGGATCCGCGCGAGCATGACGCCCATGATCTCGCCCGCATGATGATTGGCCGCGATATGCCGGAGCCGATGGCCGCATTGCCTATGGCCGAGGGCGAAAAGCGCCTAGAAATCATTGGCCTCGATTACCGGCCAGGCGATCCTTTCGCAGTGCCGCTCTCCGCTGTCAGCCTGAGCGTGCGCCGCGGCGAGATTCTCGGCATTGCCGGTATTTCCGGCAATGGACAAAAGGAACTTGCCGCGCTGATTTCGGGGGAAACGACCCTGCCACGGGACAAGCGCGACCAGATCTTCATGATGGGACGGGATGTGGGTAGCCTCGACGCCGCCAGCCGTAGAAAACTGGGCTTTGCCTTCGTCCCGGAAGACCGGCTCGGTCACGGCGCAGTTCCCGAGATGTCGCTGACGCTCAACAGCCTGCTGACGGCTCATCCCTTGAAGCTCGTGCGGCATGGTCTCCTCGACAGCGCCAGGGCCACCGCCTTCGCAAACGAGTGCATCCGGGATTATGACGTGCGCACGCCAGGCCCGGATGCGGAAGCCGGCTCACTTTCCGGGGGAAACCTGCAGAAGTTCATCGTCGGACGCGAAATCATGCTGGCGCCGAAACTGCTCTTCCTTGCGCAGCCAACCTGGGGCGTAGACGTCGGCGCGGCCTCTGCCATTCGCAAGCGGCTGATCGAGCTGCGCAATCAAGGCATGGCCATTCTCGTCATATCCGAAGAGCTCGAGGAATTGTTCGAGCTCAGCGACTTCATCCAGGTCCTGTATCATGGCACGCTGAGCCCGCCGCTCGTCACACGCGATACAAAACCGGAAGAGATCGGTCGATACATGATCGGCGCACAGCCCCAACGGGAAAAGCTATCCGCATGA
- a CDS encoding ABC transporter permease, with protein MSSSFSAALPTFVRRERASFTAKLLAPPIALIVTIALNLGLYVAMGRDPAAVIYAMLIEPFFSWASFSEVLLKTGPLLLIAQGLAIGFRAKVFNIGAEGQFILGAIFASAIPIWMPQATGQWIWPAMLLLGTIGGAVWASLTAFWRVRLNANEILVSLMLSFVAAQLLNYLLLGPWKDPNGFNFPQSVMFQYDAMVPILFEGTRVNVSLLLAVGLSIAAWIFMQKSFAGYKLQVGGLAPRAASYAGFKESWAIWLSLIIGGAAAGLAGAAEVAGPLGQLQRSISTGYGYAAIIVAYLGGLNPIGIVISSIIMAALYIGGDNAMVSANLPIAAVRVFQGSLLLIYLIAVAFVRYRIVWRPVSARSAS; from the coding sequence ATGAGCAGTTCCTTCTCCGCCGCCCTACCCACCTTCGTTCGCCGGGAACGGGCCTCGTTCACCGCGAAGTTGCTTGCGCCGCCGATCGCCCTCATCGTCACTATCGCTCTTAATTTGGGCCTCTATGTCGCCATGGGTCGTGATCCGGCAGCGGTGATCTACGCCATGTTGATCGAGCCATTTTTCTCCTGGGCGTCATTCTCCGAAGTATTGCTGAAAACCGGCCCACTGCTTCTCATCGCACAGGGTCTGGCGATCGGCTTTCGGGCGAAGGTCTTCAACATTGGTGCCGAGGGTCAATTCATTCTCGGCGCAATCTTCGCCTCCGCCATACCCATCTGGATGCCGCAGGCAACGGGCCAATGGATCTGGCCGGCAATGCTGCTGCTCGGCACCATCGGGGGTGCGGTATGGGCCTCCCTCACCGCCTTCTGGCGCGTCAGGCTCAATGCCAACGAAATTCTCGTCTCGCTGATGCTGAGCTTCGTCGCCGCACAATTGCTCAATTATCTGCTTCTCGGGCCATGGAAAGATCCGAACGGTTTCAATTTCCCGCAGTCGGTCATGTTCCAGTACGATGCCATGGTGCCGATCCTGTTCGAAGGGACGCGCGTCAATGTCTCGCTTCTCCTCGCGGTCGGCCTATCGATCGCGGCATGGATCTTCATGCAGAAAAGCTTCGCCGGATACAAATTGCAGGTTGGCGGACTGGCTCCCCGCGCGGCAAGCTATGCCGGCTTCAAGGAGAGTTGGGCAATTTGGCTCTCGCTGATCATCGGCGGTGCGGCGGCCGGTCTTGCCGGCGCTGCCGAAGTTGCCGGCCCCCTTGGTCAGCTACAGCGCTCCATCTCGACAGGGTATGGCTACGCGGCCATCATCGTTGCCTATCTCGGCGGTCTCAATCCGATCGGCATCGTTATTTCCTCGATCATCATGGCCGCGCTCTACATCGGCGGCGACAATGCCATGGTTTCCGCCAATCTACCCATCGCGGCCGTCCGCGTCTTCCAGGGCAGTCTGCTCCTCATCTATCTCATCGCCGTGGCTTTCGTGCGCTATCGCATCGTATGGCGCCCCGTGTCCGCCCGGAGCGCATCATGA
- a CDS encoding ABC transporter permease produces MSAVEFILAGMLAAATPFLLAALGELVVERAGVLNLGVEGLMALGAVIAFIVVYHGGGHFLAFLAAGLGSALLSMIFAGIILGFNANQVAAGLALGILGQGLSALFGKSYESLTVTTLPKIAIPGLSEIPVVGGLFNQDIVVWISLVLTLGIWALFAYGKIGLVLRAVGENPKAAHAIGYPIVAIRFAAVAFGGMMAGFAGAYAATIYTPLWADGMIAGRGWIAIALVVFGTWLTSRIFLGACLFGAVSLMGLAAQASGLAVPSQLLACLPYLVTIIVLGIISADRRLLKLNGVASLGEPFER; encoded by the coding sequence ATGAGCGCTGTCGAGTTCATTCTCGCGGGCATGCTGGCGGCCGCAACCCCGTTTCTGCTGGCGGCTTTAGGTGAGCTTGTCGTCGAGCGCGCCGGCGTCCTCAATCTCGGCGTCGAGGGACTAATGGCGCTTGGTGCCGTCATCGCGTTCATTGTTGTTTATCACGGGGGCGGTCATTTTCTGGCTTTCCTCGCGGCCGGTCTCGGAAGCGCTCTCCTCTCGATGATTTTTGCCGGTATCATTCTGGGGTTTAACGCAAACCAGGTCGCGGCCGGTCTTGCGCTCGGGATTCTCGGTCAGGGCCTCTCGGCGCTGTTTGGCAAAAGCTATGAAAGCCTGACCGTCACCACGCTGCCGAAGATCGCGATCCCCGGGCTTTCGGAGATTCCCGTCGTCGGCGGGCTCTTCAATCAGGATATCGTCGTCTGGATCTCCCTTGTCTTGACCTTAGGCATCTGGGCGCTGTTTGCCTACGGCAAGATTGGCCTGGTCCTGCGCGCTGTCGGTGAAAATCCGAAAGCCGCCCATGCTATCGGCTATCCCATCGTCGCGATCCGTTTCGCCGCAGTTGCGTTCGGCGGCATGATGGCAGGCTTTGCCGGTGCCTACGCCGCGACGATCTACACGCCGCTCTGGGCGGACGGCATGATCGCCGGTCGTGGCTGGATTGCCATTGCTCTTGTTGTCTTTGGCACCTGGCTGACATCAAGGATTTTCTTAGGCGCCTGCCTGTTTGGCGCGGTATCGCTGATGGGTCTTGCCGCCCAGGCAAGCGGGCTTGCCGTTCCCTCACAACTGCTGGCATGCCTGCCCTATCTCGTGACGATCATCGTCCTCGGCATCATCTCGGCAGATCGCCGCCTACTGAAGCTCAACGGCGTCGCCTCACTCGGCGAGCCGTTCGAGCGGTGA
- a CDS encoding LysR family transcriptional regulator: MDPLQRRLLPSTTALAAFDSVVRLGSFSAAAVELTLTQAAISRQILTLEERLNTTLFIRGGRGVALTPQGVVYHKSIQEALALIRTASLHAITGSPSATLNLAILPTFGTRWLLPRIPNFVSEHPEVTLNFATRIGVFDFASEGIDAAIHIGGDDWPNGECTFLMEEIVAPVCSPAFLKDSAIVSEQDLLRLPLLQMRSRPLAWEDWFSSLGIEGKPLANMGFEQFLGVAQACIAGLGVALMPLFLIKPELDSGQLIVASHHRVRSRSNYYLVSPEGLEPPKPVKAFREWLLRETAEFRELESASLPSQ, from the coding sequence ATGGATCCGCTACAACGTCGTCTGCTGCCCTCGACAACCGCTCTGGCGGCATTCGATTCCGTCGTCCGCCTCGGAAGCTTTTCCGCCGCTGCCGTTGAGCTGACGCTGACTCAGGCGGCGATAAGCCGCCAGATTCTGACGCTCGAGGAGCGGCTTAACACGACGCTTTTCATACGCGGCGGGCGCGGCGTGGCGTTGACGCCTCAAGGCGTCGTCTACCACAAATCGATTCAAGAGGCTCTTGCGTTGATCCGAACTGCCTCGTTGCACGCTATAACGGGCTCGCCATCGGCAACGCTGAACCTTGCCATTCTACCGACGTTCGGAACGCGGTGGCTTCTACCTCGCATTCCAAATTTCGTTTCTGAGCATCCCGAAGTGACACTCAATTTTGCAACGCGTATCGGAGTCTTTGATTTCGCAAGCGAAGGCATTGACGCGGCGATCCACATCGGCGGCGATGACTGGCCGAACGGCGAGTGTACGTTTCTTATGGAAGAGATCGTCGCACCGGTTTGCAGCCCTGCGTTCTTGAAAGACAGTGCAATTGTCTCGGAGCAGGATCTTCTACGCTTACCGCTTCTCCAAATGCGCTCGAGACCCCTTGCTTGGGAAGACTGGTTTTCGAGCCTGGGAATTGAAGGCAAGCCGCTAGCAAATATGGGTTTCGAGCAATTTCTCGGTGTTGCTCAAGCTTGCATCGCGGGTCTCGGCGTAGCCTTGATGCCTCTTTTTCTCATCAAACCTGAATTGGACAGCGGGCAACTCATTGTTGCCTCACATCATCGGGTGCGAAGCAGAAGCAATTACTATCTTGTGTCACCGGAAGGGCTGGAGCCTCCCAAGCCTGTCAAAGCATTTCGAGAATGGCTTCTGCGAGAGACAGCGGAATTCCGTGAATTGGAATCGGCTTCATTGCCTAGCCAATAG
- a CDS encoding acyl-CoA dehydrogenase, which translates to MTFAWNDPFLLDEQLAEDERMIRDTAAAFAKIELLPRIQEAYLDEVTDPELFRLMGRAGLLGITLPEEYGAANASYVAYGLVAREVERIDSGYRSMMSVQSSLVIYPIFAYGSSDQKKKYLPGLVSGDLIGCFGLTEPDAGSDPGSMKTRAEKIEGGYRLRGAKMWISNSPIADVFVVWAKSEAHNNEIRGFVLEKGMKGLSAPKIGGKLSLRASITGEIVMDGVEVTEDALLPNVSGLKGPFGCLNRARYGISWGVMGAAEDCWIRTVQYGLDRKQFGKPLAGMQLYQKKLADMQTEIALGLQASLRVGRLLDDHKMAPEMISIVKRNNCGKALDIARQARDMHGGNGIQIEYHVMRHAQNLETVNTYEGTHDVHALILGRAQTGIQAFF; encoded by the coding sequence ATGACGTTCGCCTGGAACGACCCTTTTCTCCTTGATGAACAGCTTGCGGAAGACGAGCGGATGATCCGCGACACAGCAGCGGCTTTCGCCAAAATAGAATTGCTGCCTCGCATTCAGGAGGCCTATCTTGATGAAGTTACGGATCCCGAGCTGTTTCGCCTCATGGGTCGAGCCGGGCTTCTTGGAATAACATTGCCAGAGGAATACGGCGCCGCGAATGCGAGTTATGTGGCATACGGCCTTGTTGCCCGTGAGGTCGAACGCATCGATTCCGGATACCGCTCTATGATGAGCGTGCAGTCCTCACTGGTCATATATCCAATCTTTGCCTACGGCTCGAGCGATCAGAAAAAGAAATACCTTCCGGGCCTTGTTTCCGGCGACTTGATTGGCTGCTTCGGCCTGACGGAGCCGGATGCGGGCTCAGACCCGGGCAGCATGAAAACCCGCGCGGAAAAGATCGAAGGCGGCTATCGTCTTCGCGGTGCGAAAATGTGGATTTCCAATTCGCCAATCGCCGATGTTTTCGTCGTGTGGGCGAAATCCGAGGCCCATAACAATGAGATCCGCGGCTTCGTGCTCGAAAAAGGCATGAAGGGCCTTTCGGCTCCGAAGATCGGCGGCAAACTGAGCCTGCGTGCCTCGATCACCGGCGAGATCGTTATGGACGGCGTCGAGGTCACAGAGGACGCACTGCTTCCGAATGTCTCAGGCCTCAAAGGCCCCTTCGGGTGCCTTAACCGAGCGCGATATGGCATCTCATGGGGCGTCATGGGTGCGGCGGAGGACTGCTGGATTCGCACCGTGCAATACGGCCTTGATCGCAAGCAGTTTGGCAAGCCGCTTGCAGGTATGCAGCTCTATCAGAAGAAGCTCGCCGATATGCAAACGGAGATCGCACTCGGGCTTCAGGCATCGCTGCGTGTCGGACGGCTCCTCGACGATCATAAGATGGCGCCGGAAATGATTTCCATCGTCAAGCGTAACAATTGCGGCAAGGCCCTCGATATCGCTCGGCAAGCCCGCGACATGCACGGCGGCAACGGCATTCAGATCGAGTATCATGTCATGCGTCATGCGCAGAACCTTGAGACCGTCAATACGTACGAGGGGACACATGATGTCCATGCTCTCATCCTCGGCCGCGCTCAGACCGGCATTCAAGCCTTCTTCTGA
- a CDS encoding CaiB/BaiF CoA-transferase family protein: MSQAPLAGLKVVELARILAGPWIGQTLAELGADVIKIESPDGDDTRHWGPPYIDEGEGKRSAAYFHACNRGKRSMIADFNSSDDMRAVRALIASADIVIENFKVGGLKKFALDYQSLQATHPRLIYCSVTGFGQTGPYAHRPGYDFMIQGMSGIMDLTGEPDGSPQKVGVAFADIFTGLYGVIAIQAALKAREDSGCGQHIDMALFDCMAAVLANQSMNFLASGVTPKRMGNAHPNIAPYQTFPVADGYIIVACGNDGQFSRLCEVLAMPELPVSEAFATNAQRVQNRLVLEQTLAAKTALWTRDSLLEALEKATVPAGPINTVGDLFADEQFHHRQMLVELDGVPGLRTPIRFSGASFNPSRRSPRLGEHTAEILAEIGLGDHVEGRFP, encoded by the coding sequence ATGTCGCAAGCACCCCTCGCCGGACTGAAGGTTGTGGAACTTGCTCGCATCCTGGCAGGTCCGTGGATCGGCCAAACGCTGGCAGAACTGGGGGCCGATGTCATCAAAATCGAAAGTCCGGACGGTGACGACACCCGCCATTGGGGTCCGCCGTACATCGACGAAGGCGAAGGCAAGCGCTCGGCCGCCTATTTTCACGCGTGCAATCGCGGCAAAAGATCGATGATCGCAGATTTCAACTCAAGCGATGACATGAGAGCCGTCCGGGCGCTGATCGCCTCCGCTGATATAGTCATTGAGAACTTCAAGGTCGGGGGGTTGAAGAAGTTCGCCCTCGACTACCAGAGCCTCCAAGCGACACATCCGCGCTTGATCTATTGCTCCGTGACCGGCTTCGGCCAAACTGGCCCATATGCGCACCGGCCAGGCTATGACTTCATGATCCAAGGCATGAGCGGCATCATGGATTTGACGGGAGAGCCCGATGGGTCGCCGCAAAAAGTGGGCGTCGCGTTCGCCGATATCTTCACAGGCCTTTACGGCGTCATTGCTATTCAGGCCGCTCTGAAAGCACGCGAAGACAGCGGTTGCGGCCAGCACATCGACATGGCGCTTTTCGACTGCATGGCTGCGGTGTTGGCCAACCAAAGCATGAATTTCCTGGCTTCGGGAGTTACGCCGAAGCGCATGGGCAATGCCCATCCGAATATTGCGCCGTATCAGACCTTTCCTGTTGCTGATGGCTATATCATCGTCGCCTGCGGAAACGACGGCCAATTTTCCCGTTTGTGTGAGGTGTTGGCCATGCCTGAGCTGCCTGTCAGCGAGGCGTTCGCGACAAACGCTCAACGTGTCCAGAACCGGCTTGTTCTTGAACAAACGTTGGCCGCGAAGACGGCTTTATGGACCCGAGACAGTCTTTTAGAAGCACTCGAAAAAGCCACCGTGCCGGCGGGGCCGATCAATACGGTTGGCGACTTGTTTGCCGACGAGCAGTTCCATCATCGCCAAATGCTCGTCGAACTCGATGGTGTGCCGGGCTTACGAACGCCGATCAGATTTTCGGGGGCCTCGTTCAACCCATCCCGCCGCTCGCCCCGATTGGGTGAGCACACTGCGGAGATCCTGGCCGAAATCGGTCTTGGCGATCATGTTGAAGGAAGGTTTCCATGA
- a CDS encoding electron transfer flavoprotein subunit beta/FixA family protein: MKILVPVKRVVDYNVKIRVKADGTGVEFANVKMSMNPFDEISVEEALRLKEAGKAEEVVVVSIGPAKAEETLRTALAMGADRAVLVETDDQVEPLAVAKILKGVAAAEQPGLIIVGKQAIDDDSNQTGQMLAALLGSAQATFASKIEIGEGSAKVTREVDGGLQTIEVKLPAVVTTDLRLNEPRYASLPNIMKAKKKPLDKKAPADFGVSTEPRLKVLKTEEPSGRKAGVKVKSVAELVEKLKTEAGVL; the protein is encoded by the coding sequence ATGAAGATTCTCGTCCCGGTGAAGCGGGTGGTTGATTACAACGTGAAGATCCGTGTGAAGGCGGATGGCACGGGTGTCGAGTTTGCGAATGTGAAGATGTCGATGAACCCGTTCGACGAGATCTCGGTCGAGGAAGCGCTGCGGCTGAAGGAAGCCGGCAAGGCCGAAGAGGTGGTGGTGGTATCGATTGGCCCGGCCAAGGCCGAGGAGACGCTGCGGACGGCGCTCGCCATGGGGGCCGATCGTGCGGTGCTGGTCGAGACCGACGATCAGGTCGAGCCGCTGGCAGTGGCGAAGATCCTGAAAGGGGTCGCCGCGGCCGAACAGCCCGGCCTGATCATCGTCGGCAAGCAGGCGATCGATGATGACTCGAACCAGACCGGCCAGATGCTGGCGGCCCTCTTGGGCTCGGCGCAGGCAACCTTCGCCTCGAAGATCGAGATCGGTGAGGGAAGCGCCAAGGTCACCCGCGAAGTGGATGGCGGCCTGCAGACGATCGAGGTCAAGCTGCCGGCGGTGGTCACGACGGACCTGCGCCTCAACGAGCCGCGTTATGCCTCGCTGCCGAACATCATGAAGGCAAAGAAGAAGCCGCTCGACAAGAAGGCACCTGCCGACTTCGGCGTCTCCACCGAGCCGCGCCTGAAGGTGTTGAAGACCGAGGAACCGTCGGGCCGCAAGGCGGGCGTCAAGGTCAAGTCGGTGGCCGAGCTGGTCGAAAAACTCAAGACCGAAGCCGGCGTGCTCTGA
- a CDS encoding electron transfer flavoprotein subunit alpha/FixB family protein, which produces MAILLLADHDSNHLSDQTAKALTAATQIGGEVHVLVAGKDARPAAEQAAKLAGVSKVLLAESDALANNLAEPLADLIVSLAASYHTIVAAATSVGKNVMPRVAALLDVAQVSEIIEVLSPYMFKRPIYAGNAIQTVQSTDAKRVITIRTSSFAASGEEGSAVIVKSDSVTAGPNLSSFVADALSTSDRPELTSAKIIISGGRALGSAEKFKEVILPVADKLGAAVGASRAAVDAGYAPNDWQVGQTGKVVAPQLYIACGISGAIQHLAGMKDSKVIVAINKDEEAPIFQIADYGLVADLFEILPQFEQAIS; this is translated from the coding sequence ATGGCCATTCTTCTTCTGGCTGATCATGACAGCAACCACCTTTCCGACCAGACCGCCAAGGCGCTCACGGCGGCGACACAGATCGGCGGCGAAGTCCATGTGCTTGTCGCCGGCAAGGACGCGAGGCCGGCTGCCGAGCAGGCAGCCAAGCTTGCCGGCGTCTCCAAGGTGCTGCTGGCCGAAAGTGACGCGCTTGCCAACAATCTCGCCGAACCGCTTGCCGATCTGATCGTGTCGCTGGCGGCGAGTTATCACACCATCGTCGCGGCGGCCACTTCCGTCGGCAAAAACGTCATGCCGCGGGTCGCCGCCCTGCTCGATGTCGCTCAGGTCTCTGAGATCATCGAGGTTCTTTCGCCCTATATGTTCAAGCGACCGATCTATGCCGGCAACGCCATCCAGACGGTGCAGTCGACCGATGCCAAGAGGGTGATCACCATTCGTACCTCTTCTTTCGCCGCCTCAGGCGAAGAGGGATCGGCCGTTATTGTGAAAAGCGACTCGGTTACGGCCGGTCCCAATCTTTCCAGCTTCGTTGCCGATGCGCTGTCGACCTCGGATCGTCCGGAACTCACCTCCGCGAAGATCATCATCTCCGGTGGCCGCGCCCTCGGTTCGGCGGAGAAGTTCAAGGAAGTCATCCTTCCCGTCGCCGACAAGCTCGGGGCTGCGGTCGGCGCATCCCGCGCCGCCGTCGATGCCGGTTATGCCCCGAACGACTGGCAGGTCGGCCAGACCGGCAAGGTGGTGGCACCGCAGCTTTATATCGCCTGCGGCATCTCCGGGGCCATCCAGCATCTCGCCGGCATGAAGGACTCGAAAGTCATCGTCGCCATCAACAAGGACGAAGAGGCCCCGATCTTCCAGATCGCCGACTACGGCCTCGTCGCCGATCTCTTCGAAATCCTACCACAGTTTGAGCAAGCAATATCATGA